The genomic stretch GTCCCGCTTGTACCTTCAGATTGTCTCCACCACGCCCTCAAGCTGTTCTCTTGCAGCCTGGGTGGGGCCAGGCCTTCAGGGAAGAGGCACCTGTTAGGGCCATGTACCAGGTACTGGTCAGCTGTGACTAAGGCCGATGCTGACCTCAGAATCAGGCTTGGGGACATGTTTAGGACCCTGTCTGACACAGATGAGCTAAAGCGCTGTGGGTGTGGAAGCTGCCTTGGGGCTGGCTGTACCTCGCTCAGCACAGCCCGTGTGCTTGGCATGCTTTGTGTCTCCCACCTGGCAGTGGAGCTCTGGGTGGGCAATGGGTGGCTGGAAGATTCCTGTGTTACTGTTATTTCTGGCTTGGTGTTCCTTCCCAAGAGGTCGTtaaggagaaaagacagtctcctgTTGGGTGCTTTGGAGTGGCCTGGATGGAGTTCCTCCTGTCTCCCCGGCATAGCTCCAAGACTCCTATGGGAAGTCCCACTCAAGAAAGGGAATACCaccagagagggagatgggggccAAAATTTCTAGGAGATATGGGCAAGGAGgctggcccagggaggggaggtaggttgggccccctctccctgcccttcacCTTTCTCTCTCGGGCCCACCCTTCTGGTTGGGAGAGAGGTAGAGGGGTTTTGTGAAATTGGGAGGCCTTTCAGTCAAGGTGCCCACAGTTGCCTCTGGAGTGGTAGGGGGAGATGCTTGTTCCTGCCTGAGGGAGGTTAGGCATTGGGTAGAAGGGACAGCATTTTTCTGGAGCATACTGCTCGTGAGGGTCGGGAGTGCCAGCTGTGAAACCACAACTTCACACCCTGGGTTTGGCTCCTCCCCATGGGGTTGGAGGTGCTGGTGGGATGTACTCTTCTGTCTCCAGGAGGCATGCAGGGCCTGCTGCCAGGCCCCAGGGAGGTGAGGCTGCCAGTCTGGTCTCCAGAGGGCACCACTGGAGGTTGAATGACCAGAccagttagtttttttttaagtaatctctacacccaatatgggtcTTGAactgacgaccctgagatcaagagtcacccgctTTTccgactgacccagccaggcatcCTGGACCAGAGCAGTTCTGAATGCCCAGGCCTCCTAGAGCCCAGGCTCTGGACACAATGTGCGTCCAGGCTAAGTTGGGGCAGTTCCCATCAGATAGATGGTTGGAATTGTTctcctgggctctctgcttaaGCAAAGaccacttttattttatgttgttttatttttttttttaagattctatttatttttggggtgggtgggaggagagagtgtgcacacaagcgagctgagagaggggcagaggaggagagggagagggtgagagaatctcaaccagacttcATGccgaacatggagcctgatgtggggcttgatctatgaccctgagatcatgacctgagccaaaatcaagagtcagttgcccaaccgactgagccacccaggctcccaaaaGATCCCTTTTGTTTTAAAACCTCCTCTGATGGCCTTTGAAAGGCTGAGCCAGAGCATGTCGTGCTTTTTGTGGGGTGCTAGGAGAAGAGGCCTGGAGGTTGGCCCCTTTCTAGCCTCCCTGTGAGCACTTGAGGCCATGTAGACTGCCTGGGATTATGGGCAAGTGGGGCTTCTAATGGGGTGCTGTTGCATGGGGCAGGAGGCCATAGGGCTGTGCCTCTGCCGTTCTCATTGgccttctggctgctgtgtgtttggggggcagggtgggggagtcTTAGGAGTATCCTTGGCCTTGGCTTTGAGTACCTACTGAAGCCCCACAAGGGCTGCTGAACCAGGATGGAACCAGGAGGGGGCCACACGGATTTGTTCGTGCTAGGACCAGTCTGCCCTCATGAGCTGCTTCCTGTGTGCCCAGGTTGAGTGAGTGTTAGCTGGTGCTGAGAAGGGCATGTCCTGTGGAAACCTCTATTCTTTCTCTATTTGTTGGAATTTTTGTTTCCAGtgtgaggtaaaatttacatgcaACATAGTACCCAGATTTCAGGCAACCCCTTACATTTTGACCAGTGAGTCTTGACTCCTGGAGTTTGACTCCTACTAAGATACAGAGCCATGCTCAGCCCAGAAAGTTCCTCATGCTCCTTCCCAGACAGTGCTCACCTCACCCTCCACAGggttttctgattttgtttctacCATGGACtagttctgccttttctagaACTTAATTTAAATGAATTGTGTGTCTGTACTCTTTTGTGTAAGGTTTTCTTCACTTGAcatgattttgaaatttatccaCGTTCGTGCATCAgttcttttaaggattttaaaagtaatacatgattattttaaattctgaatattATAGAAATGAATATACAGAATTTATAGTTTTCCTGTGCTTCTACCCCCCACCCTGAGAGATAACATCTTTTATTGATTGGGCGTTTTGTGCCCCCAAGATGTTTCTTTCCACGGGGTGGCATTGCCAGGGTGGCATTGCCTGGTCGGTCGGGCCTTTCATGCCTGTAGCTGAGGAGGGTAGACAGGAAGGAGCAGCAGACAGGTGCAGGAAGCTCGGCCAGCTCCCTCGCTCAGGGGGGCGGGCCTTCCCTTTGCTGGGTGTGTGTTTTAAAAGTTTGGGGTGTCTGGGCCCTGGGCCTGCCCTCAATCTCAGTGTGTGGGTGGGGGCCACTTCTGGCTTTTCTGTGGCAGGGACTTGGAGGGGGGACAAAAGGACATGCAAATTCTGCAGAGACCTATGTAGTTCTCTGTGTAACAGCCCAGCTGGGTAGGTGGGGGTGGACCATTTTGTAAACAAGGACCTGGGAAGGGAATCCAGGTGTTACAGCCAGGTCTCTATGTTCATTCTCCCCCAGCTTCTGTGTTCACAAGAAGCCAGAGCTTCCCTTCCCCAGGGACTGTGTTCCTGCTGCCCTTGCTCAGGGTCAGCCTAGCCAGGGTTtcacccaccccctgcccaagATGGACTAGGTCTCGGCCTCAGAGGACTACCTAATTATCCCACTGCCCCAGATCCTGGGCTTCTTGGAGCCAGTGCTCCGGCAGGCAACGGTTCTGAGCTGGGCGTGGATCCTTGGGGCTGATAGGCACGCTGCCTGGGCCTGCTGCCAGGGGGGCTGCTGGGTGCCAGGAGCTAGTGCCAGGCGgtatcctcatcccagcctgtgGGCTCCTGCCAGGGCTGGGCACCAAGCCCCTGTACCCAGTGGGGCACTGTGCTGCCAGCTTACTGGGCCGGCCCCCACAGTCATGTTTCTAGTCACCCGGGGCTGTGGCCTCTCCAGCATAGGCGCCTGCCGCTCCTACACCCGGTGTTGAGTTGTAGGGCAGAGGACTCTGCTGTTACTGTTCTGCTGGGAAGAGAAGAGCAATGCTTTGCGGTGGTCCTGGCCCCGCAGCAGTGGGGCGCCCCCTCCCCTGGGGTGAGGTTAACATTGTCTCTTACAGATACGGTGGTGTCCCACGCTTGGCCCCACCTGGGGTGAGGCAGGTAGGGTGGCATTGTGCCAGCTGTGACTCCCAGCAGGCCGCTTGGCTGTGGCCCCACCCAGTGGAGGGCACCATGAAGGCTACTCAGTGCTGCCCTATGGGTGCCCTGTGGGGAAGTTGGGCCGGAGAAGTCATGTCTAACCCAATCTGGGAGACCTTGGTCAGTCACTCTGCCTTCCCGTGGCTGGCAGGGCTGGAGCGATGGGAACCTGTGGGAGCCCCCGAGTTCTGTTCCACTGCCCTCCTTCACGTGTTCAGTAGTTGTTGGCCTGATTTCTGACAAGGGCAGGGAATCCCTGGTTGTTGCAGGGTCTGGTGCATGCTAAGTCGGGGACCACTGTGTGGACGCTGTGCCCCGGCAGGGCTTGGGTTGCCCTGAAATCTGGTGGAGATCAGGCAGGGTGGCACAGGGCTGTGTGGTGGGCATCTGGTCAGCTCGAAAACATCACTTGGCTCCCTGTGCATTTTTCAGGGCTGCTCTTGCAATGCTGAGGTGGTCTCTGCCCCCCTTCCTGAGCGCCACTCTGTCCTGCTGGCCACCTCTGGTGTGGCCTGGCAGGAGAGCCTGAACTCTCTACACAGCTAAGGGGTCCAGGCCTTCCTTAAGTGCAGATGTAGACGCTCTCAGGCCTCTGGACCAACAAAGCTGGTTCTGCTGCCATCTGGGCCATGGGTGGGATCCTGGACCAGCCGTTCCCCCTccccactaccccccccccccccgggccacCCCATGAGAGGAGAACTGTGCTAGGGGCCAGAGAGACAGCTGGCAGGCTGGAGCTGAGGCCTCCCAGCCACCCCGCACCCCGGGTCTGGTCACATTCCTGAGGGACCTGCTGAGCCTCcctggccctgggggtgggggaagggcaggcagggatGGGCTCCAGGCTGCTGCAGGCCTCCGCTCCCACCCTTGGCTCCATTCCAAGGGAGTCGAGGCTTGCCGAGTGGGGTGCAAAAAGCCAGAACCTCAGGATCCCCCTCCCTGGGGACCTGCATCactgtgcggggggggggggggcgtgggcgGAGGAGACCCTTCGCATCTGGCAGCAGCTGCCAGCCTCTTTGGCGGGCTGGTATTGAAAGGCCAGGCCTCCAGAAACTCCTGCAAGGGGAGGCCATGTGGTCAGactgggctgggcaggagggggctgggccctctgggcagggagggggtggctggagcagatcaggaagggaaggaggcaggagagccaGAAGCGGTTGAGACTGGTTCTTATAAATAGCCCATTGCACTAGTGCCTCCAATTTTGACCTTTTGTTATGTAAATGTGGCCAGCCTGAGAAGGGCCTTGCCCAGGCCTCCTGCCACCGTGCCTGCCTGCCAGGAATTATGTGCCTGCCACCAGCTCCCTCACAGGCCTAGGTGGCCCTTCGAGTACCCTAAATCTTCTGGGTGGGAGGATCCACAGACCTGTGACCTTCCCTGCAACTGGGCCTGACTGCTGCTCGGCACTGTGGCTGCTGTCCCCTGCCTGGCTGCCCGTGGCGTCCCAGCCAGAGAGACCCCAGACCTTCCTGGGAGTGAGGGCTCCAGGACCACCAGGTGCCTTCCCCTTcactgtccctccttccctcccttgctgATTTCTATCTGGGTGACCCTGTCCATCTTCTCCTCCCCAGGTGACCAGGCATTGATGCACCCCCAGGGAGGCCACGCGCTCAAGGAGGCCACCCCCGCTGGCTGCTGCTCACATGGTTTCTGGGCCCCTGGCACTCCGGtaggctggggatggggagctggcaggatggagggagggggaagcatGGGGGAGGGCTATCTGGGCTGCCCACACAGCCCTGCAGTTCTCAGCCTGGTCCTTTGTGTGCACACAGTGTTGGGTAGcatggaggggaggctggggcccACTGCCCTCAGCCTGCAGAGGAGGGGCTGCTGTGGCTCACAGGCTCTTGGAGAACGGAACCTCCTGTCCTTGGCCTGTACTCTTGCCAGCCTGGGAGCACCAGGTATCCCGGTTGCTGCATTTCCCTGGGGCTGGGTGTCCCAGGCGGTGTGGAAACCGTGCCTTGGGCTCTTTGTCCCTGCCtggctgggtgaggggcagggagtggTAGAGGGTAGGTTCCCTTGGGATCCAGGCTCTCACCTCGGAGCCCCAGCTGAGCAGCCTTGTAAGGCTGTGCTGGCTGAATGGGTGCTTGCTGCCTCCTATCAGGCTGTGAGTGCTAGCTTGTGGCTATGTCTACCCATGTGTGTTCACAGTGACTTCCAGGCTGCCTCTAGGGTGTGTGTGGTTATTAGGGTTTTCTCTGTCTTTGCAAGTGAGGGCAGGCGTGGGGCAGTGGGGTGCGGGAAGTGTTTGTGTTACAGGAAGGCGGCATGAGCGTGACGCCTCCAGACTCTGCCCCGAGGGAGGCAGGACTAGGCTGGGTACCCTGGTAGAGGCAGAGGGGTCGCAGGTGGGGCAAGGCTCAGAGCAGTCACTTTcagagattgagccctgagccgaaggacgTGAAAGCACCCACGTCAGCTGCATGACACAGAGTTGCCTGTGGGAGGGCGTGTGTTCCCTGAGGggccagagggagcagggagccacacCTTGTGCCTCAGGTCCTGCTGCTcatttgggggggtgcctggtgAGAGCACCCCGCTCTCAGAGACCCATGTGTGTGCTGTTACAAAGCCCACCTGCACAGTTCCGTGGAGGTCAGAGGCCTCTGTCTGTTTATTAATGACATCACTTAGTGTCTGTGTCGGTCTGGCAAGGCCTTTCCCGGGGCCCCGGTGGTGCCAGGGGCTTGGCCAGGCCCGCTTTTCTGCTGAACACCTAGAGACGCAGGCTGGGGTGCTCAGGGCCCTCCCAGGGGGATGGGAGCAGGCACTGGTAAGGGACTGTGGCTGGACTGCAGTGTCTTCAGGCAGGACTGTGACGTTGGCAAATTCGAAAGCTTGGGAAGCCACTGGGGTTTGAGAGTCACCCTGGGCAGAGCAGAGGTCACAGGTGGAGGCTGCATATTTGATTTAGCCCACGtagtatttaaagaaaaagaaccttTGTTTGGCATTGGGAGATTTAACCCAAAAATCTCAATTTGTAGCTTGTCCTAAAAGCTGGGAAGTTGCGTGCCCATGGGGAAGTGAGCCCACTTGGGAGCTTCTGCTCACCTCAGTCCCTGCTGCTTCCCAGCACCTCACGTTCCCCTGCTAGTTGTTTTTGAGTCCCCTGTGGGCTTGTGGCCGACTTAGTGTGGAGACGTGCCCTGGGCTGTGGAGCCAAGTcacatcccattttctctgtgtgACGATTGTCCTCTGCTTCGGTGCAGATGGGACCGGAGCCACTGTCCCTGTTTGGGCAGCATGGGCCCCCATGGGTAGTGTGAGTTCCTTCCGGGGTACCATGCCCGATGAGGCCCCCTGAGACCCACCACAGTCCCACGCTGTCCCGGAGCCCTTTCCTGAAGCTCCCAGGTGGCTAATGCCGTGCGCCTGTTCTTGCCCGCAGGTGGTACGCGTGGGCGGGGCGTGGGGACATGGGGCCCGACATGGAGCTGCCCAGCCACTCCAAGCAGCTCCTGCTGCAGCTGAACCAGCAGAGGACGAAGGGCTTCCTGTGTGATGTCATCATCATGGTGGAGAACTCCATCTTCCGTGCCCACAAGAACGTCCTGGCTGCCAGCAGCATCTACTTCAAGTCCCTGGTCCTGCACGACAACCTCATCAGCCTGGACACGGACATGGTCAGCTCCACGGTGTTCCAGCAGATCCTGGACTTCATCTACACGGGCAAGCTGCTGCCTAGCGACCAGCCGGCCGAGCCCAACTTCAGCACTCTCCTCACTGCCGCCAGCTACCTCCAGCTGCCCGAGTTGGCAGCGCTCTGCCGCCGTAAACTCAAGCGAGCCGGCAAGCCCTTCGGCTCCGGTCGGGTGGGCGCCACTGGCATGGGGAGGCCGCCCCGCAGCCAGCGGCTGTCCACAGCCTCCGTCATCCAGGCGCGGTATCCGGGGCTCGTGGACGGACGCAAGGGGGCCCACACCCCCCAGGAGCTCCCCCAGGCCAAAGGCTCGGATGACGAGCTCTTCCTCGGAGGCTCCAGCCAGGAGGGTGTGCATGGCCTGGGCCGGGCCGTCTGTCCAGCCAGCGGGGAGGCCGGCCTGGGAAGCTGCAGCACCAATGGGAGCAGCGGGGGCTGCGAGCAGGAGCTGGGCCTGGACCTGTCCAAGAagagccctcccctgccccctgccacccCCGGGCCCCCCCTGACCCCTGATGACCCGGCCCAGCTGAGTGACAGTCAGCACGGCTCGCCCCTCTCAGCCTCCGCCCCTCCTGTTGCCAATAGTGCCTCTTATGCTGAGCTGGGGGGCACCCCCAATGAGCCCATGGATCTGGAGGGGGCCGAGGACAACCACCTGAGCCTGCTGGAGGGGCCCGGGGGGCAGCCCCGGAAGAGCCTGCGGCACTCAGCCCGCAAGAAGGAGTGGAGCAAGAAGGAGCCCAGGGTGGGGTCCCCCTTTGAGCGGAGGGAAGCAGGGCCCAAGGGCCCCTGCCCAGGGGAAGAGGGCGAGGGGCTAGGGGACAGGGTTCCCAATGGCATCCTGGCCGGCAGCATTGGGGGGGGTGGCCCCAGCGGGCCCTACGCGGAGCCCCCATACCCctgcaaggaggaggaggagaatggcaAGGACGGGAGCGAGGACAGTGGGCAGAGTGGGAGCGAGGGGGGCGGCGGCCCCGCCGGCACACACTACGTGTACCGGCAGGAGGGCTACGAGACCGTGTCCTACGGGGACAACCTGTACGTGTGCATCCCCTGCGCCAAAGGCTTCCCCAGCTCGGAGCAGCTCAACGCCCACGTGGAGACGCACACGGAGGAGGAGCTGTTCATCAAGGAGGAGGGGGCCTATGAGACGGGCAGCGGGGGTGCTGAGGAGGAGGCCGAGGACCTTTCGGCTCCTAGCGCGGCCTACGCAGCCGAGCCCCGGCCCTTCAAGTGCTCGGTCTGTGAGAAGACCTACAAGGACCCGGCCACGCTGCGGCAGCACGAGAAGACGCACTGGCTGACCCGGCCCTTCCCTTGCAACATCTGTGGCAAAATGTTCACGCAGCGCGGCACCATGACGCGCCACATGCGCAGCCACCTGGGCCTCAAGCCCTTCGCCTGCGACGAGTGCGGCATGCGTTTCACCCGCCAGTACCGCCTCACCGAGCACATGCGCGTGCACTCGGGCGAGAAGCCCTACGAGTGCCAGCTGTGCGGGGGCAAGTTCACCCAGCAGCGCAACCTCATCAGCCACCTGCGCATGCACACCTCCCCCTCCTAGAAGCCAAAGACCCTTCTCCCCGGCCTGAGGGTGCCCTCTGCAGACTCGCCCTCGGGAGCcaacggaaggaaggaaggaagaagcgTGGAGGCCGGGCGGGAGGGGCCGGGACCCCGAGGTCCCCGTGGGGGTGGCTCCTGGTGGCACCTGCAGCCAGTCCCCCCACACCCAGAGCTTTAATGGACAGTCTGTACCAAGGGAAGCGAGAGGAGGGAAGCCGATGGGCCCGAGCTCCGAGTGCGCATTGCTGGTGTGCAGTCTACCTCCCGATTCCGCCCCGGCACCCGGCTCCCTGAGAGGGCCACTGCAGGGCCTGTGGGAGTGGGTTACGGGGGTCTCGCTGGGATCTGGCCCCTTTCCCGCAGGCCGGGTCGGAGCAGGGGGCAGTGGGGGCCTCCCCCGCTGGGGAGGAGCAAGGCTGCCCCGTGGCCAGGGGCACTGTCTGTGTGCGTGCACGAGTGCTTGTCTGTGTGCGGGCCACCCCGGCTCTCTGGGGAGCGGTGCTGGCGGGGAGGGGACGAGCCCTCCTTCCTCGAGCCAGGGGTCACCGCTCACTGGCGCTGGGACAGTCAGGGGGCCCCCACCGCCTACCTCTCCACAGCTAAAGAGGCCTCTGGGCCTGTGTTGCTGTTATTCCTACTgatctgttccttttttcttttcgaattttgttttttaaaccaaaacCAACAAGAGTTTATTTTCCTCCCGGCCCCTCGGGGCTGAGCCTGGGTCTACAGACTGAATGTACAGGGGCagctgcccctcccgcccccgccccagctgcGGGCTGAGGGGCGCCCACCCCTCCAGGCCCCAGAAGCCCTTCTTGGCCAAAGGCTTCCCTGGGCCCCGAGCCCCGCCTCGGCTGCCTCAGGAGAGAGAGTGATTTTCCTATAGTTTCTGAGGAATATTCTTTGTTTAGAGgtacttcttttttattaagagaaaaacCAGTGTAACGTTTATGTGAATGTTTGAACTGGAAGGTCTGGgatttgtggggggaggggggaggctggaCTCGAAGCCAGAGCCGTCGgtactcttctttttcattttgtgtgtgtgtgtgtgtgtgtgtgtgtgtatgtagtgtGCGTG from Ursus arctos isolate Adak ecotype North America unplaced genomic scaffold, UrsArc2.0 scaffold_34, whole genome shotgun sequence encodes the following:
- the HIC2 gene encoding hypermethylated in cancer 2 protein yields the protein MVSGPLALRWYAWAGRGDMGPDMELPSHSKQLLLQLNQQRTKGFLCDVIIMVENSIFRAHKNVLAASSIYFKSLVLHDNLISLDTDMVSSTVFQQILDFIYTGKLLPSDQPAEPNFSTLLTAASYLQLPELAALCRRKLKRAGKPFGSGRVGATGMGRPPRSQRLSTASVIQARYPGLVDGRKGAHTPQELPQAKGSDDELFLGGSSQEGVHGLGRAVCPASGEAGLGSCSTNGSSGGCEQELGLDLSKKSPPLPPATPGPPLTPDDPAQLSDSQHGSPLSASAPPVANSASYAELGGTPNEPMDLEGAEDNHLSLLEGPGGQPRKSLRHSARKKEWSKKEPRVGSPFERREAGPKGPCPGEEGEGLGDRVPNGILAGSIGGGGPSGPYAEPPYPCKEEEENGKDGSEDSGQSGSEGGGGPAGTHYVYRQEGYETVSYGDNLYVCIPCAKGFPSSEQLNAHVETHTEEELFIKEEGAYETGSGGAEEEAEDLSAPSAAYAAEPRPFKCSVCEKTYKDPATLRQHEKTHWLTRPFPCNICGKMFTQRGTMTRHMRSHLGLKPFACDECGMRFTRQYRLTEHMRVHSGEKPYECQLCGGKFTQQRNLISHLRMHTSPS